In Eucalyptus grandis isolate ANBG69807.140 chromosome 4, ASM1654582v1, whole genome shotgun sequence, the following proteins share a genomic window:
- the LOC104441933 gene encoding probable glycosyltransferase At5g03795, with protein MRKFLPRIALVLMGELFRRCIGKRIDWRKIFFLGAIMTLAGVLLPNIIFPYALDTWFFSPPVTISAYAILNGTTHLSETVNGATVEQSHLVLAAPVASVNASTNLTQLESVEEEIPAVTQEEKLQSNISEKINILEEEKILASPLPFLASPPPPPSPPRKRYVSSSLQRDLWSLPPHEALVYAKKEIAHAPPVTDDPDLYAPLFRNISVFKRSYELMEQILKVYIYPDGRRPIFHQPHLRGIYASEGWFMKHMEGNRQFVTRDPEKAHLFYLSYSARQLQKELYVPDSHNTRPLSIFLRDHVNWIAAKYPFWNRTHGSDHFLVACHDWGPYTVNEHKELSKNTIKALCNADLSEGIFTAGRDVSLAETTIRNPRRPLRYVGGKRVSQRSILAFFAGNMHGRVRPTLLKFWQDKDEDMRIYGPLPNRVSRKMSYVEHMKSSKYCICPMGYEVNSPRIVEAIYYECVPVIIADNFVPPLNEVLDWSAFSVVVAEKDIPKLKEILLAIPMRKYMRMQTNVKMVQKHFLWNPRPLRYDLFHMILHSIWFSRLNQISLPSAY; from the exons ATGAGAAAATTCTTGCCTCGGATTGCTCTTGTACTGATGGGCGAGCTCTTTCGGCGTTGTATTGGTAAAAGAATTGACTGGAGAaagattttctttcttgggGCCATCATGACTTTAGCTGGTGTTCTGCTTCCAAACATCATCTTTCCTTATGCACTGGACACATGGTTCTTCTCTCCTCCCGTGACAATTTCCGCATATGCTATTTTGAATGGAACTACCCATTTGAGTGAGACTGTAAATGGTGCAACGGTTGAACAATCTCACCTCGTTTTAGCGGCCCCCGTCGCTTCTGTGAATGCTTCAACTAACTTGACTCAGTTGGAGTCAGTTGAGGAGGAGATACCTGCAGTAACTCAAGAAGAAAAGCTGCAGTCTAATATATCAGAGAAGATCAATAtattggaagaagaaaagattttaGCCTCACCTCTCCCTTTTCTTGCTTCCCCTCCTCCCCCCCCTTCCCCTCCTCGTAAAAGATACGTGTCCTCAAGTTTGCAG AGAGACTTATGGTCTTTGCCACCTCATGAGGCACTGGTATATGCAAAAAAGGAGATTGCACATGCTCCACCAGTTACTGATGATCCAGATTTGTATGCCCCGTTATTTAGAAATATTTCTGTCTTCAAAAG GAGCTACGAATTAATGGAACAAATACTCAAAGTTTATATTTATCCGGATGGACGACGTCCAATCTTCCACCAACCCCACCTCAGGGGAATCTATGCTTCGGAAGGTTGGTTCATGAAGCACATGGAGGGGAACCGCCAATTTGTCACAAGGGATCCTGAAAAGGCTCATTTATTCTATCTATCTTATAGTGCACGCCAGTTGCAGAAGGAACTTTATGTGCCTGACTCTCATAATACGAGACCACTATCGATTTTCTTGAGAGATCATGTGAATTGGATTGCTGCAAAATATCCTTTCTGGAATAGGACACATGGGTCAGATCATTTCCTCGTTGCTTGTCATGACTGG GGCCCATACACAGTGAATGAGCACAAGGAACTAAGCAAAAACACTATAAAAGCTCTATGTAATGCCGATTTATCAGAAGGAATTTTTACTGCTGGAAGGGATGTTTCCCTAGCAGAGACAACAATAAGAAACCCAAGGAGGCCTCTTAGATATGTTGGTGGTAAGAGAGTGTCTCAGCGCTCCATTCTTGCATTCTTTGCTGGAAACATGCATGGTCGGGTACGTCCCACTCTTCTCAAGTTCTGGCAAGATAAAGACGAAGACATGAGAATTTATGGGCCACTGCCCAATAGAGTCTCCCGAAAGATGTCTTATGTAGAACACATGAAGTCTAGCAAATACTGTATATGCCCCATGGGTTATGAAGTTAACAGCCCCAGGATTGTCGAGGCAATATATTACGAATGTGTTCCTGTTATAATCGCTGATAACTTTGTTCCTCCTTTAAATGAAGTCCTAGATTGGAGTGCTTTCTCTGTCGTCGTGGCAGAGAAGGATATTCCAAAACTAAAGGAGATACTATTGGCAATTCCTATGAGGAAGTATATGCGGATGCAGACCAATGTGAAGATGGTGCAAAAGCATTTTCTATGGAATCCAAGACCACTCAGATATGATTTGTTCCACATGATTCTGCATTCTATTTGGTTTAGCAGGTTGAATCAGATCTCTCTTCCGTCAGCATACTGA
- the LOC104441934 gene encoding transcription factor MYB3, with product MAPKNDESAKKVMSKGAWTAEEDSKLSQHIEIHGAKRWKTIAAKSGLNRCGKSCRLRWLNYLRPNIKRGNISDEEEDLILRLHRLLGNRWSLIAGRLPGRTDNEIKNYWNSHLSKKINQKDNRQEVSTAQETTSQLRTRVAAPMEEEGANIVGSSEPTFDVNEFFDFSTEGSYGLEWVNKFLELDEDRCLTEKR from the exons ATGGCACCTAAGAATGATGAGTCAGCTAAAAAGGTTATGAGCAAAGGGGCATGGACAGCTGAAGAAGACAGCAAGCTCTCTCAGCACATCGAAATCCACGGTGCCAAGAGGTGGAAGACCATTGCTGCCAAATCAG gtctGAACAGATGTGGGAAGAGCTGTAGACTGAGATGGTTGAATTATCTCAGACCCAATATCAAGAGAGGCAACATatcagatgaagaagaagacttgATACTTAGGCTTCACAGGCTGCTTGGCAACAG GTGGTCGTTGATTGCTGGGAGACTTCCAGGAAGAACTGACAATGAAATCAAGAACTACTGGAATTCTCATTTgagcaagaaaataaatcaaaaagaTAATAGGCAAGAAGTTTCTACGGCACAGGAGACCACCTCGCAGCTCAGAACAAGGGTAGCGGCACCCATGGAGGAAGAGGGTGCTAACATCGTGGGGAGCTCGGAGCCCACTTTTGATGTGAACGAGTTTTTTGACTTCTCCACCGAAGGATCCTATGGCCTTGAGTGGGTTAATAAGTTCCTCGAGCTCGACGAGGATCGATGTCTCACCGAGAAGAGGTGA